In one Bradyrhizobium sp. 4 genomic region, the following are encoded:
- a CDS encoding DUF5343 domain-containing protein — translation MPASLPYLASNRNVAALFNKIASAKIPPKFTHDFLKTTIGLSSTNDRQLIPLMRNLGLLDQSNTPTPPYALLKGDKAKAAIADGIRIAYAPLFNADEKANKLSGDKLKSLVAQVAGSDDDMTSRISATFSALVNQGDFEGESVTKVVENEKAQEDADAEDEAQGNGGRRAAPKGLRTEFQYVIQVQLPSNGTEETYLNIFNAIRKTFV, via the coding sequence ATGCCCGCGTCCCTACCGTACCTTGCCAGCAACCGGAATGTCGCCGCGCTATTCAACAAGATCGCTTCCGCAAAAATCCCTCCCAAATTCACACATGATTTTTTGAAGACCACTATCGGGCTGTCAAGCACCAATGATCGACAGCTAATCCCGCTTATGCGCAATCTGGGCCTTCTAGATCAATCGAACACTCCAACGCCGCCTTATGCTCTACTCAAAGGGGATAAGGCGAAAGCCGCAATCGCAGACGGAATACGGATTGCCTATGCTCCGCTTTTTAATGCGGACGAGAAAGCCAATAAGCTGTCCGGTGACAAGCTCAAGAGCTTAGTTGCGCAAGTCGCTGGCAGCGATGACGACATGACTTCTCGGATTTCGGCGACCTTTTCGGCCCTAGTCAATCAGGGTGACTTCGAGGGCGAGAGCGTCACGAAGGTGGTGGAAAACGAGAAAGCGCAAGAGGATGCAGACGCAGAAGATGAGGCCCAAGGTAATGGAGGACGCAGAGCTGCGCCCAAGGGCCTGCGGACGGAATTTCAATATGTAATTCAAGTCCAGCTTCCATCGAATGGCACGGAAGAGACCTACCTGAACATA
- a CDS encoding AAA family ATPase — translation MIDAAWQPKALTEFGRREIRWLWRPFIPFSFITTVAGDGEVGKTTAVYDILARLTTGDPMPRIGDEPELLHQPGSIVILCKEDDPGYMIRPRLEAAGADMDHVHMVVVERRGSRKDQGVELLGRLDNTLVDLERIICQLGDVRAVLADPITDFAGDISLYKEDQVRRLLGPIAQLASKYGFAWVNILHLIKDGSKKPRQRILGSVGLVNISRSVIMVGKSAVTGRRFLMMEKANLWPERKAVAFEIGSYSGQPVVDWEGDYEEVDLEAVLAGKSAHVTKQQQAVLFLQKWLAEGAMSSKDVEAAAEDIGISFATFKAAKREAGVVAKRLRGIWWWQIERPGGL, via the coding sequence ATGATCGATGCAGCTTGGCAGCCGAAGGCTCTCACCGAATTTGGGCGGCGCGAGATCAGATGGCTCTGGAGGCCTTTCATTCCCTTCAGCTTCATAACGACGGTCGCGGGCGATGGAGAGGTCGGTAAGACCACCGCTGTCTATGACATCCTGGCTCGCCTGACGACGGGCGATCCAATGCCGAGAATTGGCGACGAGCCGGAGCTGCTACACCAGCCAGGGTCGATAGTGATCCTCTGCAAGGAAGATGATCCGGGATACATGATACGCCCGCGCCTCGAGGCCGCCGGAGCGGACATGGACCATGTCCATATGGTCGTGGTCGAGCGACGCGGCTCTCGAAAAGACCAAGGAGTCGAGCTGCTCGGGAGATTGGATAACACCTTGGTAGACCTCGAACGCATCATCTGCCAGCTCGGCGACGTGCGGGCGGTGCTGGCTGATCCGATTACAGACTTCGCAGGCGACATCAGTCTCTACAAAGAAGATCAGGTCCGGCGCTTGCTCGGTCCGATCGCTCAATTAGCCAGCAAGTATGGATTTGCGTGGGTCAATATCCTCCATCTCATCAAGGACGGCTCTAAGAAGCCCCGCCAGCGAATTCTAGGAAGCGTCGGCCTCGTCAATATTTCCAGATCGGTCATTATGGTGGGCAAAAGCGCCGTCACCGGGCGACGCTTTTTGATGATGGAGAAAGCGAATCTTTGGCCTGAGCGTAAAGCTGTCGCCTTCGAGATCGGCAGTTATTCCGGACAGCCGGTGGTCGACTGGGAAGGAGATTATGAGGAAGTCGACCTGGAGGCAGTGCTCGCGGGCAAGAGCGCCCACGTAACTAAGCAGCAGCAAGCAGTGCTCTTCTTGCAAAAATGGCTTGCTGAAGGTGCAATGTCGTCGAAGGACGTCGAGGCCGCTGCAGAAGACATCGGAATTTCATTCGCGACCTTCAAGGCGGCGAAGCGAGAGGCCGGCGTGGTAGCTAAGCGGCTAAGGGGTATCTGGTGGTGGCAAATCGAGAGGCCAGGCGGCTTGTGA
- a CDS encoding amidase family protein: MAKKTVTRKKTAAKKAAQTSGKKNAVRKGKVAKAATKPVKKAAARKSSAPRRPKGPAWQWSAVETAAAIRSGAISAVETVEAHLDRMRAVNPRLNAVVVDLSEEALAAAHAADKRRAKGGELGLLHGVPITIKENVDYEGRPNFNGVPANKDLIAPSDSPVVRNLKKAGAIVLGLTNTPEFSFRGFTDNPLHGLTLNPWDPDITCGGSSGGAGSAVAAGIGTIAHGNDIGGSLRWPAHCNGVATIKPTQGRIPAFNASSTAERPMLAHLMSAQGPLARHVADVRLALEVMSQRDPRDPWWVPAPLVGPKPKGPIKVALARIPEDMDVDPHVAAALRQAADHLERSGYRVSEVDVPDIDGVWQTWCDIITNETMVMQEAGMLKVTSEDFHKAWGGMKAKANLLDLKAWMQATAARNGHIRAWQLFFEEYPVVLAPTTVKPIPGPREDTVSPERVREIFWGEIRFISAINVLGLPGAVVPVALHDGKPIGVQLIAGRYREDLALDAAAAIEKRAGVLAHRLWEQMD; this comes from the coding sequence GTGGCGAAGAAGACGGTGACCAGGAAGAAAACTGCTGCGAAGAAAGCAGCGCAGACCTCCGGCAAGAAAAACGCCGTTCGCAAGGGCAAGGTCGCGAAGGCTGCAACCAAGCCGGTCAAGAAGGCCGCCGCGCGAAAATCGTCCGCACCGCGCCGCCCCAAGGGCCCGGCCTGGCAATGGTCGGCGGTCGAGACCGCAGCCGCAATCCGCTCCGGCGCCATCTCCGCAGTCGAGACCGTGGAGGCGCATCTCGACCGGATGCGTGCGGTCAACCCGAGGCTGAACGCCGTTGTCGTCGATCTCTCGGAAGAGGCGCTGGCTGCGGCCCATGCGGCAGACAAGCGGCGCGCGAAGGGCGGCGAGCTCGGCCTTCTGCATGGCGTACCGATCACGATCAAAGAGAATGTCGACTACGAAGGCCGTCCGAATTTCAATGGCGTTCCCGCCAACAAGGACCTCATCGCGCCGTCGGACTCGCCCGTGGTGCGCAACCTGAAGAAGGCCGGCGCGATCGTCCTCGGCCTCACCAACACGCCGGAATTCTCCTTCCGCGGCTTCACCGACAACCCCTTGCACGGGCTGACGCTCAATCCCTGGGATCCGGATATCACTTGCGGTGGCTCCTCGGGCGGTGCGGGGTCGGCCGTCGCCGCCGGCATCGGCACCATCGCGCACGGCAACGACATCGGCGGCTCGCTGCGCTGGCCGGCGCATTGCAACGGCGTTGCGACCATCAAGCCGACACAGGGGCGTATTCCCGCTTTCAACGCGAGCTCAACGGCCGAGCGGCCGATGCTGGCGCATCTGATGTCGGCGCAGGGGCCGCTCGCCCGCCACGTCGCCGACGTCAGGCTCGCGCTGGAGGTGATGAGCCAGCGCGATCCGCGCGATCCCTGGTGGGTGCCGGCGCCGCTGGTGGGGCCGAAGCCGAAGGGGCCGATCAAGGTCGCGCTGGCCAGGATTCCCGAAGACATGGACGTCGATCCGCACGTCGCGGCGGCGCTGCGCCAGGCCGCCGATCATCTGGAGCGTTCCGGCTATCGGGTCAGCGAGGTCGATGTGCCCGACATCGACGGCGTCTGGCAGACTTGGTGCGACATCATCACCAACGAGACGATGGTGATGCAGGAGGCCGGCATGCTGAAGGTGACGTCCGAAGACTTCCACAAGGCTTGGGGCGGCATGAAAGCCAAGGCCAATTTGCTCGACCTCAAGGCCTGGATGCAGGCGACCGCCGCGCGCAACGGCCACATCCGCGCCTGGCAATTGTTCTTCGAGGAGTATCCGGTGGTGCTGGCGCCGACCACGGTGAAGCCGATTCCGGGCCCGCGCGAGGACACCGTCAGCCCCGAGCGCGTGCGCGAGATCTTCTGGGGCGAGATCCGCTTCATCTCCGCGATCAACGTGCTGGGCCTGCCCGGCGCCGTGGTGCCGGTGGCGCTGCACGATGGCAAGCCGATCGGCGTGCAGCTCATCGCCGGGCGCTATCGCGAGGACCTCGCGCTCGATGCGGCGGCCGCGATCGAGAAGCGCGCCGGCGTGCTCGCCCATCGGCTATGGGAACAGATGGACTGA
- a CDS encoding O-acetylhomoserine aminocarboxypropyltransferase/cysteine synthase family protein encodes MRNETIAIHAGYEPEATTHAVAVPIYQTAAYAFDSADHGAALFNLETEGYRYSRIANPTSAVLEKRIAELEGGVGALAVATGQAALHFAFVNVADHGGNIVSVPQLYGTTHTLLSHILPRQGITGRFAESDKPEAIEKLIDENTRAVFAETIGNPAGNVCDIEALAKIAHAHGVPLIVDNTVATPILLKPFDYGADIAVHSLTKFLGGHGTTLGGAIVDSGNFPWAKYADRFPGYNKPDASYHGLVYADRFGRTAYIERARSIYQRTMGSVLSPFNAFLLLQGIETVALRMERHCENARKVAEYLRKDPRVAWVNYTGFPDSPYYPLVQKYLDGNASSLFTFGIKGGMEAGKSFYDALKLITRLVNIGDAKSLACHPASTTHRQMSAEQQRVAGVLPETIRLSIGIEHCQDIIEDLDQALEKACPSARLQAAE; translated from the coding sequence ATGCGCAACGAGACGATCGCTATTCACGCCGGCTACGAGCCCGAAGCCACCACGCACGCGGTTGCCGTGCCGATCTACCAGACCGCGGCCTACGCCTTCGACAGCGCCGATCACGGCGCGGCGCTCTTCAATCTCGAGACCGAAGGCTATCGCTACAGCCGCATCGCCAACCCGACCAGCGCGGTGCTGGAAAAGCGTATCGCGGAGCTCGAGGGCGGCGTCGGCGCGCTTGCGGTCGCGACCGGACAGGCTGCGCTGCATTTCGCCTTCGTCAATGTCGCCGATCACGGCGGCAACATCGTTTCCGTGCCGCAGCTCTACGGCACCACGCATACGCTGCTCTCGCACATCCTGCCGCGGCAGGGCATCACCGGCCGCTTCGCCGAGAGCGACAAGCCCGAGGCGATCGAAAAGCTGATCGACGAAAACACCCGCGCCGTGTTCGCCGAAACCATCGGCAATCCCGCCGGCAATGTCTGCGACATCGAGGCGCTGGCGAAGATCGCGCACGCGCATGGCGTGCCGCTGATCGTGGACAATACCGTTGCAACGCCCATTCTGCTCAAGCCGTTCGACTACGGCGCCGACATCGCCGTGCACTCGCTGACCAAGTTTCTGGGCGGCCACGGCACCACGCTCGGCGGCGCCATCGTCGATTCCGGAAATTTCCCGTGGGCGAAATACGCCGACCGCTTCCCCGGCTACAACAAGCCGGACGCCTCCTATCACGGCCTCGTCTATGCCGACCGCTTCGGCAGGACCGCCTATATCGAACGCGCGCGCAGCATCTATCAGCGCACCATGGGTTCGGTGCTGTCGCCGTTCAACGCCTTCCTGCTGCTCCAGGGCATCGAAACCGTCGCGCTGCGCATGGAGCGCCACTGCGAGAACGCCCGCAAGGTCGCCGAATACCTGCGCAAGGATCCGCGCGTGGCCTGGGTCAATTACACCGGTTTCCCGGATAGCCCCTATTACCCGCTGGTGCAGAAATATCTCGACGGCAACGCCTCGTCGCTGTTCACCTTCGGCATCAAGGGCGGGATGGAAGCCGGCAAGTCGTTCTACGATGCGCTGAAGCTGATCACGCGCCTCGTCAATATCGGCGATGCCAAGTCGCTGGCCTGCCATCCTGCCTCGACCACGCACCGGCAGATGTCGGCGGAGCAGCAGCGGGTCGCCGGCGTGCTGCCGGAAACGATCCGCTTGTCGATCGGTATCGAGCATTGCCAGGACATCATCGAGGACCTCGACCAGGCATTGGAAAAGGCCTGCCCGTCCGCGCGCCTCCAGGCCGCGGAGTAG
- a CDS encoding homoserine O-succinyltransferase yields the protein MTILIDRDQAISSPALVPGAGDLAREPGGTELTIGLINNMPDPALKATERQFMKLLQAAAGPRRIRFHCFSLPSVKRSPEARWHVESEYSDVTELRRHKFDGLIVTGAEPVAPELDQEPYWRDLTELIDWARVSTRSTIWSCLAAHAAVLHLDRIERRPLAAKCHGIFDCEAVTSDLLTRAAPAPLKVSHSRLNEIAESDLAQAGYQVLTRSAKAGVDIFVRQYASRFVFFQGHPEYDALSLQREYLRDIGRYLARERDNYPNLPVGYFDAATEEKLVRFEKQARHQRHPALSNELPALTLRADIAAGSAAAALFRNWLQYLGAGTDASVLAR from the coding sequence ATGACGATCCTGATCGATAGGGATCAAGCCATATCGAGCCCGGCGCTGGTGCCGGGAGCGGGCGATCTGGCGCGCGAGCCCGGCGGCACCGAGCTCACCATCGGGTTGATCAACAACATGCCGGATCCGGCGCTGAAAGCGACCGAGCGGCAGTTCATGAAGCTGCTGCAAGCCGCCGCCGGTCCGCGCCGCATCCGCTTTCACTGCTTCTCGCTACCCTCGGTCAAGCGCTCGCCTGAAGCGAGATGGCATGTCGAGAGCGAATATTCGGACGTCACCGAGCTCAGGCGCCACAAGTTCGACGGCCTGATCGTGACCGGCGCCGAGCCGGTTGCGCCCGAGCTCGATCAGGAACCGTACTGGCGCGATCTCACCGAGCTGATCGACTGGGCCAGGGTCAGCACGCGCTCGACGATCTGGTCGTGCCTCGCTGCGCATGCCGCGGTGTTGCATCTCGACCGCATCGAACGGCGGCCGCTCGCGGCCAAATGTCATGGTATTTTCGACTGCGAGGCCGTGACCAGCGATCTGCTGACGCGGGCCGCGCCTGCGCCGCTCAAGGTCTCGCATTCGCGTCTCAACGAGATCGCCGAGAGCGACCTCGCGCAGGCGGGCTACCAGGTGCTGACGCGTTCCGCAAAGGCCGGCGTCGACATCTTCGTCCGGCAATATGCCAGCCGCTTCGTGTTCTTCCAGGGCCATCCGGAATATGACGCGCTGTCGCTCCAGCGTGAATATCTGCGCGACATCGGTCGTTATCTTGCGCGTGAGCGCGACAATTATCCGAATTTGCCGGTGGGCTATTTTGACGCTGCGACGGAAGAGAAGCTGGTCCGCTTCGAGAAACAGGCAAGGCATCAGCGCCACCCCGCGCTCAGCAACGAACTGCCGGCGCTGACTTTGCGTGCCGATATCGCCGCCGGCAGCGCGGCGGCGGCATTGTTCCGGAACTGGCTGCAATATCTCGGTGCGGGGACCGACGCTTCGGTGCTTGCACGTTAG
- a CDS encoding polysaccharide deacetylase family protein: protein MWSALQGRVSNRLARHFRAAPHRLPAHAPMVSFTFDDAPDSAAGEGAGLLEQHGGRGTFYLAGSLVDRPSDHWHGLSNDAIVRLHRAGHEIACHTFSHLSAVGLDEATMAREIERNRSHFRGIDSSITLENFAYPYGIASVWRKPQLAKTFRSARGILPGVNRDVIDLQFLRASPLVDREINTTGVDRYFDEAVESGGWLIFYGHDVADAPSPYGCTPDLMRHALQAAGKRDMPIVTVAEALRRIGA from the coding sequence GTGTGGTCGGCACTCCAGGGACGCGTGAGCAATCGGCTGGCCCGGCATTTCCGCGCCGCGCCGCACCGGCTGCCCGCGCATGCGCCCATGGTGAGCTTCACCTTCGACGATGCCCCCGATAGCGCCGCAGGCGAGGGCGCCGGACTTCTGGAGCAGCACGGCGGCCGCGGTACCTTCTATCTCGCGGGCAGCCTGGTCGATCGTCCCTCGGACCACTGGCACGGTCTGTCGAACGATGCGATCGTGCGGCTTCACCGGGCCGGACACGAGATTGCCTGCCATACTTTCTCGCACCTGAGTGCGGTCGGTCTCGACGAGGCCACCATGGCCCGCGAGATCGAGCGAAACCGCAGCCATTTTCGCGGCATCGATTCCTCGATCACGCTGGAAAATTTCGCTTACCCCTATGGCATCGCGTCGGTGTGGCGCAAGCCGCAGCTCGCCAAGACCTTCCGCTCGGCGCGCGGCATCCTTCCCGGCGTCAATCGCGACGTCATCGACCTCCAGTTCCTGCGCGCCTCGCCCCTGGTCGATCGCGAGATCAATACGACGGGTGTCGATCGCTATTTCGACGAGGCGGTCGAGAGCGGCGGGTGGCTGATCTTCTACGGTCATGACGTCGCCGACGCGCCGAGCCCATATGGTTGCACGCCGGACCTGATGCGCCATGCGCTGCAAGCGGCCGGGAAGCGCGACATGCCGATCGTGACGGTCGCGGAAGCGCTGCGAAGGATCGGGGCGTAG
- the recQ gene encoding DNA helicase RecQ gives MSSPSTAPLPAPAQGRDALSVLRSVFGLPGFRGAQGEIIRHVTDGGNCLVLMPTGGGKSLCYQLPALLRDGCGVVVSPLIALMRDQVAAMLEAGVNAAALNSSLTPQEASDIERRLIAGDLDLLYVAPERLVTPRCLALLARAKVALFAIDEAHCVSQWGHDFRPEYVGLSIIAERFPDVPRIALTATADELTRKEIVERLQLADSPHFVSSFDRPNIRYEIVDKRNAVSQLKDFIRERHAGDAGVVYCLSRKRVEEVAAALDDAGIAALPYHAGLDSSVRSRNQDRFLNEDGIVIVATIAFGMGIDKPDVRFVAHLDLPKSIEAYYQETGRAGRDGKPSAAWMAYGLSDIVQQRRMIDESSGSEEFKRVSIGKLDALVGLAETPHCRRRRLLAYFGEIVMSEGCGNCDNCLTPPKMRDGKVLAQKLLSCVYRTGQRFGAMHLIDVLIGRLTEKVTQFGHDKLTVFGIGRELNEKQWRTVLRQLVAMGHLLSDSEAFGALKLTDSSRGVLRGETEVWLREEAPGTRIRSSRAKSRRGDLAPAAGAPQGDVDPELRTRLRAWRSDIARERGVPAYVVLHDATIDGIVRAWPTTMDELRNVPGIGDKKLEHYGDELLQIVRTR, from the coding sequence ATGTCCTCTCCTTCCACCGCTCCGCTGCCTGCGCCGGCCCAGGGCCGCGATGCGCTGTCGGTGCTGCGTTCGGTGTTCGGCCTGCCCGGGTTCCGCGGCGCGCAGGGCGAGATCATCCGGCATGTCACCGACGGCGGCAATTGCCTGGTGTTGATGCCGACCGGCGGCGGCAAGTCACTGTGCTATCAATTGCCGGCGCTGCTGCGCGATGGCTGCGGTGTCGTGGTGTCGCCCTTGATTGCGCTGATGCGCGATCAGGTCGCCGCCATGCTCGAAGCAGGCGTCAACGCCGCCGCGCTGAACTCGTCCCTGACCCCGCAGGAAGCCTCCGACATCGAGCGGCGCCTGATCGCGGGTGATCTCGACCTGCTCTATGTCGCGCCGGAACGGCTGGTGACGCCGCGCTGCCTGGCGCTGCTGGCGCGGGCGAAGGTGGCGCTGTTCGCGATCGACGAGGCGCATTGCGTCTCGCAATGGGGCCATGATTTCCGCCCCGAATATGTCGGCCTGTCCATCATCGCCGAGCGTTTTCCAGACGTTCCGCGCATCGCGCTGACCGCGACCGCCGACGAGTTGACCCGCAAGGAGATCGTCGAGCGGCTTCAGCTTGCAGACAGTCCGCACTTCGTCTCCAGCTTCGATCGTCCCAACATCCGTTACGAGATCGTCGACAAGCGCAACGCGGTGTCGCAGCTCAAGGATTTCATCCGGGAGCGTCACGCAGGCGATGCGGGCGTCGTCTATTGCCTGTCCCGCAAACGGGTCGAGGAGGTCGCCGCCGCGCTCGACGACGCCGGCATTGCGGCGTTGCCCTATCACGCCGGGCTCGACAGCAGCGTGCGCTCGCGCAACCAGGACCGCTTCCTCAACGAGGACGGCATCGTCATCGTCGCGACCATTGCCTTCGGCATGGGCATCGACAAGCCCGACGTGCGCTTCGTCGCGCATCTCGATCTGCCCAAGAGCATCGAGGCTTATTACCAGGAGACAGGGCGCGCCGGCCGTGACGGCAAGCCGTCGGCGGCCTGGATGGCCTACGGTCTCTCGGACATCGTGCAGCAGCGCCGCATGATCGACGAGTCGAGCGGCTCCGAGGAATTCAAGCGGGTCTCGATCGGCAAGCTCGATGCGCTCGTTGGCCTTGCCGAAACGCCGCACTGCCGGCGTCGGCGGCTGCTCGCCTATTTCGGCGAGATCGTGATGAGCGAGGGCTGCGGCAATTGCGACAATTGCCTGACGCCGCCGAAAATGCGCGACGGCAAGGTGCTGGCGCAAAAGCTTCTGTCCTGCGTCTATCGCACCGGGCAGCGTTTCGGCGCGATGCATCTCATCGACGTGCTGATCGGACGCCTGACCGAGAAGGTGACGCAGTTCGGCCACGACAAGCTCACGGTGTTCGGCATCGGGCGCGAGCTCAACGAGAAGCAGTGGCGCACGGTGCTGCGGCAGCTCGTGGCGATGGGACATTTGCTGAGTGACAGCGAAGCTTTCGGCGCGCTGAAGCTGACGGATTCGTCGCGCGGCGTGCTGCGGGGCGAAACGGAAGTGTGGCTGCGCGAGGAAGCGCCCGGCACCCGGATCCGTTCGAGCCGCGCCAAGTCCCGCCGCGGTGATCTGGCGCCGGCGGCCGGTGCGCCGCAGGGCGATGTCGATCCTGAATTGCGCACGCGGCTAAGAGCTTGGCGCTCCGACATTGCCCGCGAACGTGGCGTGCCGGCCTACGTGGTCCTGCACGACGCCACCATCGACGGCATCGTTCGCGCATGGCCGACCACGATGGACGAGCTGCGCAATGTGCCCGGCATCGGCGACAAGAAGCTCGAGCACTACGGCGACGAGCTGCTGCAGATTGTCAGGACGCGGTAG
- a CDS encoding 1-aminocyclopropane-1-carboxylate deaminase, with protein sequence MLEKFARYPLTFGPTPIEKLERLSKHLGGNVEVYAKREDCNSGLAYGGNKLRKLEYIIPDAIASNADTLVSIGGVQSNHTRMIAAVAAKIGMKCRLVQEAWVPHEDAVYDRVGNIMLSRIMGADVRLVDDGFDIGIRKSWEEAIEEVKAAGGKPYAIPAGASVHKFGGLGYVGFAEEVRKQETELGFKFDYIVVCTVTGSTHAGMLVGFAADGRARKVIGIDASFTPAQTKAQVLSIAQNTAKLVELGQDLVADDVVLIEDYAYPAYGVPSEETKEAIRLTARLEAMITDPVYEGKSMQGLIDLTQKGYFEKGAKILYAHLGGAPALNGYGYAFRNG encoded by the coding sequence ATGCTCGAAAAATTCGCGCGCTATCCGCTGACCTTTGGTCCGACGCCCATCGAGAAGCTGGAGCGGCTGTCAAAGCATCTCGGCGGCAACGTCGAGGTCTACGCCAAGCGCGAGGACTGCAATTCCGGGCTCGCTTATGGCGGCAACAAGCTGCGCAAACTCGAATACATCATCCCCGACGCGATCGCCTCGAACGCCGACACGCTGGTCTCGATCGGCGGCGTGCAGTCCAACCACACCCGCATGATCGCGGCGGTCGCGGCCAAGATCGGCATGAAGTGCCGTCTGGTGCAGGAGGCCTGGGTGCCGCACGAGGACGCCGTCTATGACCGCGTCGGCAACATCATGCTGTCGCGCATCATGGGCGCCGACGTGCGCCTGGTCGACGATGGCTTCGACATCGGCATCCGCAAGAGCTGGGAGGAGGCCATCGAGGAGGTGAAGGCGGCGGGCGGCAAGCCCTATGCGATTCCCGCCGGCGCCTCCGTGCATAAGTTCGGCGGCCTCGGCTACGTCGGCTTCGCCGAGGAAGTGCGCAAGCAGGAAACCGAACTTGGCTTCAAGTTCGACTACATCGTGGTCTGCACCGTCACCGGCTCGACCCATGCCGGCATGCTGGTCGGCTTCGCCGCCGATGGCCGCGCGCGAAAGGTGATCGGCATCGACGCCTCCTTCACCCCGGCGCAGACCAAGGCGCAGGTGCTCTCGATCGCGCAGAACACGGCCAAGCTCGTCGAGCTCGGCCAGGATCTCGTCGCCGACGACGTCGTGCTGATCGAGGACTACGCTTATCCCGCCTACGGCGTGCCGTCGGAAGAGACCAAGGAGGCGATCCGCCTCACCGCGCGTCTCGAAGCCATGATCACCGACCCCGTCTACGAGGGCAAGTCGATGCAGGGCCTGATCGACCTCACGCAGAAGGGCTATTTCGAGAAGGGCGCAAAGATCCTCTACGCCCATCTCGGCGGCGCGCCGGCGCTGAACGGCTACGGGTATGCGTTCCGGAACGGCTGA
- a CDS encoding Lrp/AsnC ligand binding domain-containing protein, which yields MSARLDRIDLKILRLLQNNGRLSNAELAETVAISPATCHRRTQRLFEHGFIAAVRAMVAPKKVAKGTLVMVGVVLDRSTPESFAIFEQAITRLKFVLDCHLVAGDFDYFLKIRVGDMEDFNRIHGEQLIALPGVRQTRTFFVMKEVVDNAPLEF from the coding sequence ATGTCCGCTCGTCTTGACCGTATCGACCTTAAGATACTGAGGTTGCTGCAAAATAACGGCCGGCTGAGCAACGCCGAGCTGGCCGAAACCGTCGCCATCAGTCCCGCCACCTGCCATCGCCGCACCCAGCGCCTGTTCGAGCACGGCTTCATCGCCGCCGTCCGCGCCATGGTCGCGCCGAAGAAGGTGGCAAAGGGCACGCTGGTGATGGTCGGGGTCGTGCTCGACCGCTCGACGCCGGAGAGCTTTGCGATCTTCGAGCAGGCGATCACCAGGCTGAAATTCGTGCTCGACTGTCACCTCGTCGCCGGCGACTTCGACTATTTCCTCAAGATCCGCGTCGGCGACATGGAGGACTTCAACCGCATCCACGGCGAGCAGCTGATCGCGCTGCCCGGCGTGCGCCAGACCCGCACCTTCTTCGTGATGAAGGAAGTAGTCGACAACGCGCCGCTGGAGTTTTGA
- a CDS encoding PLP-dependent cysteine synthase family protein — MQPFPFRHLNPAGPAYRRGWVDEAVAAIEADQCRTADTHLIRLIVPALSGIDIYLKDESTHPTGSLKHRLARSLFLYALCNGHIREGTPVVEASSGSTAVSEAYFAQMIGVPFYAVMPRTTSAEKIAAIEHYGGNCHLIDDGRALYAEAGALAARLDGHYMDQFTFAERATDWRGNNNIAESIFTQLQGEPRPLPDWIVMGAGTGGTSATIGRYLRYRQYPTRLCVADVEHSAFFDCFSSQDRSHVCDRPSLIEGVGRPRCEPSFVPGVVDRMMKIPDAATIAAMNVLSRRLRRAVGGSTGTNFLALCRLASDMRKANQTGSLVTLICDSGERYRQTYYEPAWLKARGLDPAPFEAALSSFLDTAQPLALEFEDVTNPQNLRNPEA; from the coding sequence ATGCAGCCATTCCCCTTCCGCCACCTCAATCCGGCCGGACCGGCCTATCGGCGCGGTTGGGTGGACGAGGCGGTCGCCGCGATCGAGGCCGACCAGTGCCGCACGGCCGACACGCATCTGATCCGGCTGATCGTGCCGGCGCTATCAGGCATCGACATCTATCTGAAAGATGAGTCCACGCATCCGACCGGTAGCCTGAAGCACCGGCTCGCGCGCTCGCTCTTTCTTTACGCGCTCTGCAACGGCCACATCCGCGAAGGCACGCCTGTCGTCGAGGCGTCGTCGGGATCGACCGCGGTGTCGGAAGCCTATTTCGCGCAGATGATCGGCGTGCCCTTCTATGCCGTGATGCCGCGCACGACCTCGGCGGAGAAGATCGCCGCGATCGAGCATTACGGCGGTAACTGCCATCTGATCGACGACGGCCGCGCGCTGTATGCGGAGGCCGGCGCGCTGGCCGCACGGCTGGACGGCCACTACATGGACCAGTTCACCTTCGCGGAGCGCGCCACCGACTGGCGCGGCAACAACAACATCGCCGAATCCATCTTCACGCAATTGCAGGGCGAGCCGCGCCCGCTGCCGGACTGGATCGTGATGGGCGCGGGCACCGGCGGCACCTCGGCCACCATCGGACGCTATTTGCGTTATCGCCAGTATCCGACACGGCTATGCGTCGCCGATGTCGAGCATTCCGCTTTCTTCGACTGCTTCAGCTCGCAGGACCGCTCCCATGTCTGCGACCGCCCCTCGCTGATCGAAGGTGTCGGCCGGCCGCGCTGCGAACCCTCCTTCGTGCCGGGCGTGGTCGATCGCATGATGAAGATCCCGGATGCGGCGACGATCGCGGCGATGAACGTGCTATCGCGCCGGCTGCGCCGCGCGGTGGGGGGCTCGACCGGCACCAATTTCCTGGCGCTGTGCCGGCTCGCCTCGGACATGCGAAAGGCGAATCAGACGGGATCGCTGGTGACGCTGATCTGCGATTCCGGCGAGCGCTACCGGCAGACCTATTATGAGCCCGCCTGGCTGAAAGCGCGCGGACTCGATCCAGCGCCGTTCGAGGCGGCCTTGTCGTCGTTCCTCGATACAGCGCAGCCACTGGCGCTTGAGTTCGAAGACGTAACGAATCCGCAGAACTTGCGAAATCCTGAGGCCTGA